In the genome of Macellibacteroides fermentans, one region contains:
- a CDS encoding 3-keto-disaccharide hydrolase, with amino-acid sequence MKFLKKDSNRMGVFFSCAAACLLTFVSCGEAPQNVLTPQEEADGWKLLFDGKTMAGWKDYNGTTLTQPWGVVDGCIQANGQGSDASGYIVTDKEYENFELSWDWKLSKGGNSGMLYHVVERPDFAVPYVTGPEYQLIDEPNFAEPLEDWQKLGVDYAMYLPDTSKMKVNPQGEWNNSKIVFDNGHVEHWLNGVKILEFEAWTDDWYARKNSGKWSHAPEYGLAKKGVICLQDHGYPASFRNIKIKELPRKTKEVVLFNGVDLTGWEVYGTEKWYVKDSLLICESGPDKQYGYLATREYFDDFELTAEFKQEADGNSGIFIRSTVGDSVKVNGWQVEVAPKGMDTGGIYESYGRGWLIQIDDDKENILKQGDWNTMVIKVKGDNVTTILNGQEMVNFTDEKIGKGKGRIALQIHDGGGIKVLWRNLVVKTL; translated from the coding sequence ATGAAATTTTTAAAGAAAGACTCGAACCGCATGGGAGTTTTCTTTAGCTGCGCTGCAGCCTGCCTACTTACATTTGTAAGTTGCGGAGAAGCTCCACAAAACGTACTCACACCACAAGAAGAAGCCGATGGCTGGAAATTACTTTTCGATGGTAAAACTATGGCCGGATGGAAAGATTACAATGGTACTACTTTAACTCAACCGTGGGGTGTAGTTGATGGATGCATCCAGGCTAACGGACAAGGAAGCGATGCCAGTGGCTATATCGTGACTGATAAAGAATATGAAAACTTCGAACTTTCGTGGGACTGGAAATTGTCTAAGGGTGGTAACAGCGGTATGTTGTACCACGTTGTAGAACGTCCAGACTTTGCTGTTCCTTATGTTACCGGTCCGGAATATCAACTTATTGATGAACCTAACTTTGCCGAACCATTGGAAGACTGGCAAAAACTTGGCGTAGATTATGCCATGTATTTACCAGACACAAGCAAAATGAAGGTAAATCCTCAGGGAGAATGGAATAATTCAAAAATTGTTTTTGATAATGGTCATGTTGAACATTGGCTGAATGGAGTTAAAATTCTGGAATTCGAAGCTTGGACCGACGACTGGTATGCCAGAAAGAACAGCGGCAAATGGAGTCATGCCCCAGAATACGGACTAGCCAAGAAGGGCGTAATTTGTCTACAAGACCATGGTTATCCTGCATCTTTCCGTAATATTAAAATTAAGGAACTTCCCAGAAAAACAAAGGAAGTGGTGCTGTTTAATGGCGTAGACCTTACAGGTTGGGAAGTTTACGGAACAGAAAAATGGTATGTGAAAGACAGCCTGCTAATCTGCGAAAGCGGTCCTGATAAACAATACGGCTACCTTGCAACACGCGAATATTTCGACGATTTCGAATTAACTGCCGAATTCAAACAGGAAGCAGATGGCAATTCAGGAATCTTTATCCGCTCTACAGTTGGAGATAGCGTAAAAGTGAATGGCTGGCAGGTTGAAGTAGCTCCTAAGGGCATGGATACTGGTGGTATCTATGAATCATATGGCAGAGGCTGGTTGATCCAGATTGACGATGATAAAGAAAATATTCTGAAACAAGGTGATTGGAACACAATGGTTATCAAAGTTAAGGGAGATAATGTTACAACAATTCTGAACGGACAGGAGATGGTTAACTTTACTGACGAAAAAATCGGTAAGGGTAAAGGACGTATCGCCCTTCAAATTCATGATGGCGGCGGAATTAAAGTTCTATGGCGTAACCTTGTTGTTAAAACGCTGTAA